In the genome of Phlebotomus papatasi isolate M1 chromosome 2, Ppap_2.1, whole genome shotgun sequence, one region contains:
- the LOC129800471 gene encoding probable alpha-aspartyl dipeptidase — MVRRNLFLISSSKVHGYEYLQHSREALTDFFKKHNVTKVLFVPFALFNYDKYTKKVGDVLTSWGFEVEGIHRKEDPVEAVRKAQAIYVGGGNTFLLLKLLYEKNLVEAIRERIFSGEAVYVGSSAGTNVATVSIKTTNDMPIIYPPTFDALGLVPFNINPHYLDPLPGNTHHGETRQQRIEEFHHLNKTPVVGLREGTCLLVEDDKITLLGDFNARLFMKSQPPAEVPPNSDMSFLLRQ, encoded by the exons ATGGTCAGAAGAAATCTCTTTCTAATCTCCTCGTCCAAAGTGCACGGGTACGAGTACCTTCAGCATTCCCGAGAAGCCCTCACGGACTTCTTCAAGAA GCACAATGTCACCAAGGTGCTCTTTGTTCCCTTCGCTCTGTTCAACTACGATAAGTACACGAAGAAAGTGGGCGATGTTCTGACTTCCTGGGGCTTCGAGGTTGAGGGAATCCATCGGAAGGAGGATCCAGTGGAGGCTGTTCGCAAGGCTCAGGCAATTTACGTGGGCGGAGGGAATACTTTCCTACTGCTGAAGTTGCTGTACGAGAAGAATCTCGTGGAAGCCATCCGGGAGCGTATTTTCAGCGGAGAAGCTGTCTATGTGGGCAGCAGTGCTGGAACCAATGTCGCCACGGTCAGCATCAAGACCACCAACGACATGCCCATCATCTACCCTCCGACTTTCGATGCCCTCGGCCTAGTGCCCTTTAACATCAATCCTCACTATCTGGATCCTCTTCCTGGAAACACGCATCACGGAGAGACTCGTCAGCAGCGTATCGAGGAGTTCCATCATCTCAACAAAACTCCGGTAGTTGGATTGAGGGAGGGAACTTGCCTTCTGGTCGAGGATGACAAGATTACTTTGCTTGGGGACTTCAATGCCAGGCTTTTCATGAA GTCGCAGCCTCCCGCCGAAGTGCCCCCCAATTCCGATATGAGCTTTCTGCTGAGGCAGTGA